The Alligator mississippiensis isolate rAllMis1 chromosome 3, rAllMis1, whole genome shotgun sequence DNA window ACAAACGTTCCAGAAAATAGCAGTaggatttcattttgttttaaaggaactaatcttttttttattaaaacagtcTTCCACAATTTTCCAAATTGCTTATTCTAGCACAGTAACAGTTTACTTACTCTACCAGGAAATGTTGTTGTGgtccaatcactgagccaggtcTATTTATTCTAATCCAGGCAATGGTCTCAGCAGCTGTCATCCGGTAATGTTTCATAATATAACAGGCTATAAGTGTGCCAGTCCGGCCAAGACCAGCTGTGGAAGACAGAAGAGAGGCCTCGGTTTTTCATGCACCACATTTTAAATGGACATTGAAATTTAAACCAAAAACAAAGGAACAAAATTATTCAGTCCCTTCATGTTATTACTATGGCTGATGAGTACTTAAATATACATCTTAACCTGGCAAAGCTTAGATGGCCATCGGTTTCTAAAGTTACATACAAATATTCATAACGTAGCATATTGTTTTAATAAGAGTATTAGGCAAcggacaaacacacacacttcttaGCTACTTGGAAGCAAGAGGGGGAAAGTTGCCACTCAGGAGCATAAATTACCAGTTATCTGTCCATGATTTTGCCATGCTACCGATTTTAGATAAATCACTTTTAACTTCAGCTCTGCATGAAAGAGCTACTGCTACACTATCACGCAGATGTAACTGCATTGTAACAGCTTGTATTGATATCAAGTGATACCAATATAATAGATATACCCATCTTGTAGTTTTGGTTTACAAAGTTACTACATTTGATTTAAATTTTCAATAAATATGTGCTTGTTGAATCAAGTAGCCTTTCAAAGCCaactattttatattttatactagccaattgtccatcaagaatgatgggcagggGGTGCGGGTGGGGACAGAGGTCTGCGTCTGACTCCTCCCCCAACTTTGGGGCCAGGCCCACTCCCCATTTCCCCCACtatgctgtggggccaggcctgcccctccccccaacctccccaccaCCGTTTcagggctgggtctggcctgGTGCACCCTGCCCATCCTCCCTGCCACTGTTGAGGGGCCAGCGCCAgttcctccccaccttccccaccactgtctcagggctgggccaggcccagtgtgcctcctccccaccctccctgctgtcATCTTGGGGCAAGGCCTGCTTCtcccatctcccccccaccctgctgccatgtcagcctgggcccactgctccccctcaTCTTGCTCCGGCCCCTgcgtccccaccatcatggcagcactccgccatgctgccacctcctgtTCGAATGctgtattcacactctgattggttatttCCATCAGctaatcagagtgcgaataaagcatgtcagacagacagactatggcttttataatattagaatacagGAATACATTATTTCTTCATTCATTATTAGAGTCATCTATATACCTAGGTGGCATAAAATACTTAGAAATACAATTTGCATACAATCAAAAAACAAATATTCAACTATCCTAAAACACAATAACCACCAATTTATTATCTCAATGTGAATATTCAAATCACTGTTATCAAAGCCCAAGGAAGGAGACAAGCTTTGCAATATTCCCTGAACAAATCCAAGTTTTGGCACGGTGACTCTAGGATACTTCCTGCCAAGAATCCTCTATGAAAAATGCTCAAATCATTGGGCCCTACCACTTAAGTGATAATCAAAAGGAGATGGGAGAAGGGTTTGAAGGTAAAAATATCTCCAATTCAATCAATTTTACTCAACAGAACTCCAAGTCGGAGACAAATACCACTTGGTACATAAGTCTCAAATTATTTAGGAACCCAAAAGTTGATTTACTTTTGCAAGACGGGTATGATGTGCTCATGAACAAGCCTCAGCACTTTCTGCTTTTGCTGTAGCATTACACAGCAGAATATAACAAACTGCATTTTGGAGAGAAACAAAATCAGCACCTTCTTAATACATTCATATGAAAAAAAAGCTCTTGGTACTATTGTTACATGACATTCAGGTACATTGCTCAATCAAGGAAACTGCTCAAACTGTAAACTTTAATGAAGACCAGCAAATCAAGATGTCAAAATATTTTCACCAATTTTTCTAGTTAAACAAGACTTTCATGAAACAAAGTCATACagcaagtctgtggcagaaccaGGAACAAAAAAAGGCTTTCCTGAGTACCAGGCAACAGCCCTGACCATGAGAGACCAGAATGTCTTCTTCATTTAAATCAAGAAACACTTGCACTAATCTGAAGGATCAGGTAGAGCAAATAGTATGCAGTTATATAGACTGCATCAAATGGAAGCAGAAGTCAAGATGGCACAGAATTGACTTTGAATGCTCAATACTAACTGTGatagtttttaaaaagtttttttaaCACATCTACATTTCCTAGTTTTCAtcttaaaaaattaagaaatattTTGACCTTTGGTGGTTGACTGCTCATGTCCTACAATATTTATACCCCAGCAGAAGACCGCTCTATCAGCTGAGCTAAAAAAGAGTAACTATAGTAGACTGCTAAGTATCCAGAACCAGCTACTAAAAGGAAATGCACTATACTCTTGACAGAAGACTTCAGAACGATCTGCTCAATAGAAGAAAAATGTTTGGGGCTCAACTTCTGTCTGTTCTATCTGGGCTCTGGAAGAACTGACTGGAAGCCGAGTAGGGGCCTGGAAACATGCTCAGTACAGTTCAGATTATGTGCACAATgcgatttttaaaaacaaatattttagccATATGTGGCTGgagttttggtttggttttttttgttttgtttctttttaaagctaTCTACGTGCCAAATGTCAATTTTCTGCTGCAAAGCATAGAAACACCAGCACTTTCTCCTAGCCaaatctttgaaaagattacTATTGGCAGGCCCATTCTCCCTTGACATCATTCTTGGAAATGGCTGAAGAGATGGTTGAAATTAAAAAAGTCAGATGCAGCAGACAGCAAGTATGGAACATTTTAGCTGAAACATTTAgtttgacaaagttataagcaactggaAGTAAGAACTTCTAAAACAAAGTGTCATGCCATCTAAACTCCCACATACAATATAAATACACAGGATCTACCTTTACAATGCACTGCTATAACTCCTTCAGCATTTTCACAAATATTTAGGAATGTTTTGACAATAGTATCACTAGGTGTGCTTCCATCAGCAAAGAAGAGGTCATAATGCTCAAAACCAGCATCAATAAATCGTTTGGCATCGTACATTTTTTTGTTGAGGCGTATTATGGTGGTGACCTTATGTCTTCTGAAGTATGGGAAATAAGCCTCAGGGGCATGATGGGGATAACCTATAGgtagagaaaaaggaaacaatCTTGAAAACTGCAGCAACAACAATcaattcagtttttaaaagaagGTATGTTCAACATAAAAACTGAACCAAAACCCAATTTAAGTACAATTAAAATAAGCATTATGGTTTTTTTACTGCTGagtttaaacaaagaaaaacagcTAAGGAAATCAGAGTTTGATGAATAATTAACCCCCCCCAAACAATTGATAAAGTTGCTCTTACTCATCACAACCAACTAAGCAAGCAGTAGCATGTGGGTTTGTGTCCCCCACCTTTTGTTAAGCGTACCATTTTCAATTTTACTTCTTGAATGAGGTCCACTAAAGGCAATGAATTTGTTTGGTATTATCCAGTTAAAGTCTCCATTTTCtgctttctgaaaagaaaaaaaaaaaaaattacttggtTTATCAATATCCCTAAATTTTTAGCTTAGAACCACagaggtagggctggaagagacttcttAACTCATTTGGTCCAACCCCCAaccagaggcaggatcacccctagtCAAACCATCCTATGTaaatccatcatctaacctcttaacaaaactacagtcaaccttGACAGCCACAAGACACAATACTGtaatttgccacaggtaaagcaggaggaccagAGAGCTAatattctgctgctgcaaagatgtTTAAAATACACacgagagatccaaggaagaggtccacgagccccactgcagaggaaggcagaaaccccAACAGTTCGTACCCCTCTGACTgcagggtaaaatttcttcctagCTTCAAATCTGGTGATCTGTCTGacactgagcagaggggcaagaaaccctgggtttaagtcccagcaggagcactggcgcagccaagtcaaaatccccagccttagctgcagccaacacccaatgacTCTAAGGAAGGCTTGAAAAAAACCCATCTGCACATACCCCAAAACATAGCatcagaatgggaaaaaaaattctcttctgGCCTTGTGTGGCAACCAAAGCCCACAAGCATGGGAAGTACTcataacacaacacacatacagctatgcctagatcatccctgaacAATGTCTGTCCAACATCTTCCTGAACATCACCAACgacggagagtccacaacctccctggacAGTGTGCCTCACTATTCTTATAGCAAAGAAGTTTACCACTAGTCCATGATCTACTCGCTACAGGAGAGAAAAGGTATTTTCCCTCacctttatggcagcctttcaggtatctgaagactgctatcatgtcccctacTAAGAACCTTTTCTCCAACCTGAACAAACCTTATTCCTATTTGCTTCATAAAATCAAAGCTAAATACAAGTGATAGACaagtcttgcttctgtttgcaaTCTGCTGTTTGCTTCATCAGGAAAATATCATCTATTCTTAGTTTCTCTTCCTAAACCAAAATTTGGGAGGGAGCATCAACTATCTTTAAATAAGGCCTTACTTGGAAATGTTTGGCAAATTATTTTTTGAACTCTAAGAGTTCTAATCTAATCTTCCTTTATATTTATCACAATTTTTGCCCTAAAAAGGTAATATTTATATATGGTGTGTAGTTGTAAAGCTAAAATTCTACACTGAAGTTTCCTCAAAGAATTGAGGTGATTTTTTGGCTTTGAAATTCACAAAATTCAGTTATCAATTCTTCACCACTTCATACTTGTTTCCCTTAGTTAAATAACTGGTCCAAAAACTGCATTTCTTCAGGTTGCTCATTAAGTTTCCCCTAACAGCACACACTGCCTATAAAAAGTGGCCTTTGAATGGAAGGTTTTTTTCAGCATCCTCCAACGGTAAAaatcaatgttaaaaaaaaaagctaccatgcaggaagagcactcaccaactacagatgcttcctcagcctgatgaagggtatttatacccaaaagcttgctaagaagaatttttccaactacttgagttggtttaataagagatatcaggtttacccaaagaactttgtctgcctgtgtctttaGACCAAGATGACTGCAACCTACACACCTGTACACCTCTTTTCACATTTCTCCTCATCATCTTTACTTTCTATAGTCCTCTCAGGCCTAATCACACATGCACCTACCCAGTTCTgctgtttaaatttaatttatattATCTATTTTGCTCTCAATGCATCTTTAAATAAAGATCTGAAATAGTCTAAAAACAGAAATCGAAGCTAATGCTACAAAAATAACCAGTTATATTAAAGTAATTCAGTAGTCAGAAGACCAATATAACAGTAGTACTAGTTTATTTACACCTTTTGTAAAACAATGTAATGACATGACTAAAATATGTAattcaaaataacatttaaatactGTATAATTTTTAATATTTGGACTAATACAGAATGCTTACCTCATAATGCTCATATTCATCTACGTCAAAAACATTGAAATCCAGGAAGCCATGTAGCAAAGCCTAAAAATCCACAAAGAAACTTTTAGCATAGAAAAAAAActactgtggaaaaaaaataatttaccaaCATGATAAATTTCTGCATACCATTTATATGCCCAATATTTCTACCCTTTCAGAGTGACTTTTAGTATTAACTTCCTTAACTGGACTAAGCTTGATCCAATTCATAAATGTTTTACTGCTTTTGAAACCACTTGTATAAAATGTGTGACACTCAATCTCAGTTGAACACAAATCTTTCCATTCCAATATGAATGCTAATATGCGCAAGTGAGAATAAATAAGAACAatgggatttttgttttaattaactaAAAACAAATTGCAAGCTGCAGCAGCATGCAATCTTCTTATTGACGGagtgagagagaggcagcagcatttctgtgaaaaaatttacaaaatttaaCTCTATAAAATTAGAGGTATGTTCTAGCCACTAGAAGGAGCTGGATATACTGGATTAAGAATAACTTTGGAGACATGAACATTGCTTTTAATCATTTGCTATTGTGATGCGTTatatccaaagcccactgaaaaaaattactgtatttactcaaatctaaaatgGGGTTTCCCCCccattcagcatggggaaaaaccCCTCATTTTAAGATTCTAGTATGGGCCAGGCAAGCAGCTGCCATTCCTATGTATGGGAAAAGGGCAGCTCATGCGGCAGGCAGGGGTGCATGAAGCAggacaggagtgtgggggaagagggtacACAGGGCAAGGAAGAAtgcaggggaaaaggaaggaaggggagacaCAGGGTAAGGGAGGAGTACaggaggggcacagggagggggtgcatgtagcaaggagggcatggggaagagggagcatggggaaggggcacaCAGAGTTCAGGGGTAGCAACTGTGGGTCTGACTCCACTCCTGACCtggactggagctggagccacccctactgcctggccccactgagtGTTCTATGCCCCTTGCAGAAacagagccagagcagctgcaAAGGTAAGTAAGCCTATCATATTACTAACCTTATTTATTGCATGAAAGCAGTCAAGCAGTGTTAGATGAAAACTGCAAGTACCAAATGAAGCATCCCTGTAAAAATacatcccccccccaaaaaatcaaatcaaatcaatggACAGCTGAAAACCTTTTCTGATTCTGTAAGCAAAAATTCAGTTATTGCTCATGAGATTTCAGTAAAAGACAGTTACTTGTTAGttcaaaagaaatgcaccacTGCTTGCAGTTCcagctttatttatttgttgttttattgACATTCTATATTAACACACTTAATATTTATTATTCCAGCCATTTCCCTCCTCCTAACCTTTGCAGAAGTGCTGC harbors:
- the CDC14B gene encoding dual specificity protein phosphatase CDC14B isoform X9; translation: MSSRRAARPAAELLRDRLYFAILCQKPKSGAANTHHFCIDDELVYENFYADFGPLNLSMVYRYCSKLNKKLKSFTLIRKKIIHYTGFDQKKQANAAFLIGSYAIIYLRESPENVYRLLLSGTISYLPFRDASFGTCSFHLTLLDCFHAINKALLHGFLDFNVFDVDEYEHYEKAENGDFNWIIPNKFIAFSGPHSRSKIENGYPHHAPEAYFPYFRRHKVTTIIRLNKKMYDAKRFIDAGFEHYDLFFADGSTPSDTIVKTFLNICENAEGVIAVHCKAGLGRTGTLIACYIMKHYRMTAAETIAWIRINRPGSVIGPQQHFLVEKQSELWTEGDIFRAKLKGNSKITVTKILTGVDDISINDAKNRKTNRKGTELCQMLFWPDSSCNSLKV